The nucleotide sequence CCGCCACCTACGCGGAGGGCACCGTCCGCTACCCCGAGGCCGGGGGCTCGTCGAGCTTCGCGCGCCACGGCTTCGACGAGCTCGTCAGCTTCGGCGCCGCCTGGGCCCAGATGCTCGTCTACATCGTCACCGTGGCGACGTCCGCCTTCTTCGTCCCGCACTACCTGTCGATCTTCTGGGAGCCGCTGAAGACGAACCCGTGGGACGTCGTCGGGGGCGCCGCCGTGATCGTCGTGCTCGTGGCGCTCAACATCGTGGGCGTGCAGGAGGCGGCGAAGCTGTCGATCACCCTCGCCGTGCTCGACTTCGCAACGCAGGTGCTGCTCGTCGTCCTCGGCTTCGCGCTCGTGTTCAGCCCCGGCACGCTGACGGGGAACATCCACTGGGGCGTCGCGCCGACGTGGGGGAACCTCGCGATCGCGATCCCGGTGGCGATGCTCGCCTACACGGGGGTGGAGACCGTCTCCAACCTGGCCGAGGAGGCGCGCGAGCCGTCGCGCAGCGTCCCGCAGGCGTACAAGCTCGTCGCCGGCGCCGTCTTCGCGATCTACCTGACGCTGCCGCTGATCGCCCTCTCGGCCCTGCCGGTGAAGCTCGTCGACGGGCAGCTGACGACGCTGCTGGCGCTGCCGCCGCAGCAGGGAGGCTTCGCCAACGACCCGATCCTCGGCGTCGTCGACAATCTCGGCGTCGGCGGCTCGCTGCTGCGGGCGCTCGAGGTCTACGTCGGCGTGCTCGCCGCGACGATCCTGTTCATCGCGACAAACGCGGGGGTGATCGGCGCCTCGCGCATCACGTATTCGATGGCGAGCTACCGGCAGCTGCCCGAGATCTTCCGTCGGCTGCACCCGACGTTCAAGACGCCGGTGTTGTCGCTCGTGCTCTTCGCCGGCATCGCGCCGATCGTGATCATCCTGCCCGGCAACACGAACTTCGTCGGCACCCTGTACTCGTTCGGTGCGACGCTCTCGTTCACGGTCGCGCATCTCTCCCTCGTCCGCATGCGCATGAAGGACGGGGACGGCGGCGGCGAGCACTACCGCGCGAGGCCCAACCTGCGCCTGCGCGGCGTCGACTGGCCGCTGTTCGCGGTCGTCGGCGGGCTCGCCAGCGGCGCCTCCTTCCTCGTCATCGTCGTGCAGAACCCGGCCACACGCTGGGTCGGCCTGGGCTGGATCGTCGCCGGCCTCGCGTTCTACGCCGTCTACCGGCGCCTCTACGTGCGGGCGCCGCTGCGCGACACGGTCAAGGCGCCGCCGGCGTTCGGGCCGGCCCTCGCGCTGCAGTACCGGCGTTTGCTCGTCCCCATCGTCGGCGGCCAGCCGTCCGACGACGCGCTCGACGTCGCTTGCAGCCTCGCCTCGGAGCGCGGCGCCCGGATCATCGCGCTCAACGTGCTCGAGGTGCCGCTCGACGCGCCCCTCGACGCCCGGCTGCCCGAGCTCGAAGCGGCCGCCAACGCGGAGCTCGACGAGGCGGTGGCGATCGGCGACTCCTACGGCGTGCGCGTGCTCGACCGGCTCATCCGCGCGCGCAGCGCCGGCCCGGCGATCGTCGCGGAGGCGGAGCGCCGCGGCATCGAGATCATCGTCATCGGCTCGCCCCGCAAGGCGCTCACGAGCGCCCAGCGCGCCGTCTTCGGCCGCACCGTCGACTACGTCCTGCGGCATGCGCCGTGCCGCGTGATGGTGACCGCGCCGGTCGAGAGGGCGGCATGACTGCGTACCGCTGGGCCGTGTTCGCGCTCTCGGTGCTGTTCGTGGCGATCGGCGTCGCGCTGCTCGCCGTCACCGCGGCGCACGGGGGAGGGGTCGTCGGCTTCCTGCTCGGCGGCCTCTTCGTCGCCCTCGGCATCGCCCGCATCCAGCTGGAGCGCAGGCGTGGCGCGTAAGGTCAAGGGCTTCGAGCGGACGCTCGACGGCCGCTCGCTGTTCGCCGTCGCCTACGACGAGATCGGCTCGTCCATCTACTTCGCGCTCGGCATCGTCGCCGCGCAGGCGCTCGGCCTGACGCCGGTCGTCCTGCTCGTCACGGGCGTGATCTTCCTCGTCGTCTCGCTGTCCTACGCCGAGGGGACGGCCGCGATTCCCGAGACGGGCGGCGCCGCGACGTTCACGCGGCGGGCGTTCAACGACCTCTGGGGCTTCGTGACCGGCTGGGCGCTGTTCCTCGACTACCTCATCGTGATCGCGCTCTCCGCCGTGTTCCTGCCGCACTACCTCGGAGCCGCCCTCTCGGCGCCCTCGCTCGCGCGCTCCCCGTGGGACGTCGTCAGCGCCTGCTTCGTGATCGCGGGAATCGTGATCGTGCGGCTGATCCGGCACACGCGGATCCACCTCGCCGCCCTCGCCCTCGCCGGCCTCGACATCGTCATCCAGGCGCTGCTCGTCATCCTCGGCCTGGCGCTCCTGTTCTCGGCCGACACCCTCACCGACGGCCTGAACTTCGCGACCGACCAGAGCTGGAGGGACATCGCGTTCGCCCTCCCGCTCGCCATGCTCGCCTACACGGGCCTCGAGACGGTCGCGAACCTCGCCGAGGAGACGCGCGAGCCGGGCCGCGCGCTGCCGCGCTCGCTCTTCTCCGCGATCGGGCTCGTCGTCGTCGTCACCGTGCTGATCGCGGTCGTCGGCGCGAGCGCGTTCCCCTCCGAGAACGGCTCCAGCGCGCTCGGCGAGCGTTGGCTGCAGGCGCCGATCGTCGGCATCGTCGCCGCCTTCGGCGGCGAGCTGCCGTCGCTCGTCGTCGACATCCTGCGCGTGACGGTCGGCATCTCGGGAGCGGCGCTCCTCGCCGCCGCCGCGACGACCGCGATCTCCGGCTGTACGCGGCTCGCGCACTCGATGGGCGAGCACGGCATGCTCCCGCGCCGGTTCGGGCGCCTCGAGCGGCGGACGCTCGTCTCGAGCGAGGCGATCCTGGCGACCGGAGCGATCGCGATCGTCGTCGTGATCGCCACCGACGTGTTCGCCGGCGACGACACCGCCTTCCTCGCCAGCACCTACTCGTTCGGCGTGCTGCTCGCGTTCACCTCCGCACAGCTCGCCGTGATCAGGCTGCGCAGCAGGGAGCCGAACCTCGTGCGGCCGTTCCGGGCGCGGCCCGAGGTGCGCGTCCACGGCGTGCTCGTGCCGCTGCCGGCGCTCGTCGGCGCGCCGCTGACGTTCGCCGTCTGGATCCTCGCCATGGTCACGCACCGCGGCGCGCGCTACGCCGGCCCCGCGTGGCTCGCCGCCGGTCTCGTCGTCTACGCGCTCGTGCGCCGCGGCAGCCGCCAGGGCCTGCTCGACGACGTCGACCCGATCGACCGTCTGCCACCCGGGGCCGACTTCAGGCGCATCCTCGTGCCGATGAAGCTCGGCGACATCGGCGAGGAGATGGTCGCCACGGCGATCGCGCTCGCCAAGGAGCGCCACGCCGCCGTCGAGGCGGCGTTCGTCGTGCGCGTGCCGCGGGCGTTCACGCTCGAGGGCCCGCTGCCGGAGGACGTCGAGCGCCGCGCCGCCGAGTCGCTGGCGGAGGCACGCGCGCTCGGCGAGGACAACGGCGTCGAGGTGGAGACGCGGGTCGTGCGCTCGCGCTCGATCGGTCACGCGATCGTCGAGGAGGCGACCGCCCGCGGCGCCGACCTGATCGTGCTCGGCTCGTCGCCGCGCTGGCGGCGGCAGTCTCGGTTCTTCTCGCCGACCGTCGACCACGTCCTGCGCCACGCGCCCTGTGAGGTGCTCGTCGTGGCCTTTCCAGATGGCGTTTTCGACGAGCCGGCGTGACAGCTACGCTCCGCCGATGAAGGCAGTCGTGATCGGATGCGGCCGTGTCGGCTCGGCCGTCGCGAAGCAGCTCGCGCTCGACGGCTGGGGCGTCACCGCGGTCGACGAGCAGGAGGAGGCGCTGTCCCGGCTCGGCAGCGGCTGGAGCGGCGGCTTCGTCGTCGGCCACGGCATGGACACCGACGTCCTCGAGCGCGCCGGCCTGGCCGAGGCCGACGCGGCGGTCGTCGCGACGGACGGCGACAACTCGAACATCGTCATCGGCCAGGTCGCCCAGAAGCGCTACGGCGTCGCCTGCGTCGTCGTCCGCGTGCTCGACCCGCTCCGCGCCGAGTTCTACGCCAGGCGCGGCCTGCGTACGATCTGCCCGACGCAGACGGCGATCTCGTTCCTCACCGACGCGGTGCGCGCGTGCGACGTGGCGGCCGTCGCGGAGAAGCCCTGATGTACGTGATCGTCGCCGGCGGCGGCAAGGTCGGCGCGAACGTGGCGCGCTCCCTGCTCGGCATGGGTCACGAGCTGACGCTCGTCGAGCAGCGGCGCGACCGCTTCGAGCGCCTCGAGGTGGAGTTCGGCCACGTCGCCATGCTCGGCGACGCGACCGAGATCACGGTGCTCGAGCGCGCGGGCATCGCGCGTCCTCCCGACCTCGTGCTCGCCGTCACCGGCGACGACGAGGACAACCTCGTCATCGCGCAGATCGCGCGCGAGGGCTACGAGGTGCAGAAGGTGATCGCGCGCGTCAACGACCCGCGCAACCAGCAGCACTTCGACCTGCTCGGCATCGGGCCGACGGTGTGCGCGACGTCCGGCATCCTCGGCCTGGTCGAGCACGAGGTGCCCGAGCACGGCCTCGTGCGCCTGCTCGAGCTGCGCCGTGAAGGGCTCGAGGTGGTCGAGGTGCTCGTCGGCCCGGACTCGCCGGCGGCCGGAAAGCGCGTGGCGGGGCTCGCGCTGCCGGACGGATCGCGGCTCGTGTCGGTGATGCGCCACGGCGTCGCCGAGATCGCGGTGGGGGACACGGTGATCCGTCCGGGCGACCAGGTGGTCGCGATCCTCAAGCCGGGCCTCGAGGACGCCCTGCGCCGCGCGCTCGTCGGCTGACTGACGCCGATCCTGGCTGAGGAGGCGCCCGCGGCGGCGTGACCGGCGACAATGGCCGGGTGACGCTCGCGGAGTTGTCGATCACGATCGCCTTGCTCGGGGGTCTCGGGCTCGTCGCGAGCAGGTTCGGGCTGTCGGCGATTCCCGCCTACCTGCTCGCCGGGATCATCCTCGGCCCGCACGAGCCGAAGGTGCTGAGTCTCGTCCAGCCCTCGGACGTGACCGCCTTCGCTGCGGAGATCGGGCTCATCTTCCTGCTCTTCTTCCTGGGGCTCGAGTTCAGCGTCGAGCGGCTCGTGCGCAGCGGCCGGCACGTCGGCCTCGGCGGCGCTCTCGACCTCGTCGTCAACGCGGGACTCGGCCTGCTCGTCGGCGTCGCCACGTTCGGCGTCAGCTTCGCGGCCGTCGTGCTCGCCGCGTGCATCTACGTCTCGTCGAGCGCGATCGCCGTGAAGGCGCTCATCGACTTCCGTCGACTCGCCGACGACGAGACCGACCTCGTGCTCGCGATCCTGCTGTTCGAGGACATCGCCATCGCGGCGGTGCTCGGCTTCGTCGCCACGGGCGGCGGCAGCCTCGGCTCGACGGCGGGCGTTGGCGCCACGGCGCTCGCCTTCGTGGGAGCCTCGCTGGTGGTCTCTCGCCTGCTCGGCCCGGCGATCGGGCGCCTGCTCGGCAGGCTCGAGCTCGAGCTCTTCCTGATTGCCGTGTTCGGCTTCGTGATCGGGATGAGCGCGCTGGCCAAGGAGCTCGACCTCTCGGAGGCGGTTGGAGCGTTGATGGCGGGAGTCGTGCTGTCCGACTCGGGCGTCCGGGAGGACATCGAGCGGCGGTTCTTCGCCCTGCGGGACGTGTTCGGGGCGCTCTTCTTCTTCGCGTTCGCGCTCACGATCGACGTCGCGAAGATCGGCGAGGTGGGATGGATCGTCCTCGCGGCGCTGCTGCTGACCCTGGTGGGGAAGGTCGGTGTCGGCTTCCTCGCCGGCAAGCTCGGCGGGCTGTCTCCTCGCAGGAGCCTCAACGCGGGTGCGGCGCTCGTCGCGCACGGTGAGTTCACGATCATCCTCGCCCAGCTCGCCGCCGGGAACCTCGCTCTGACGCTGTCCCAGCGCGGTGACATCGCTGCGTTCGCCGGCCTCTACGTGCTCGTGACCGCAACCGCCGGCGTCGTGCTGATGAAGGAGTCGAAGGCGCTCGGGCGCAGGCTGCTGCCTGCGCGGGCCTAGACTTGGTGGAAGCGATGCCTTTCGACCTCAAGCAGACGCGTCTCCCCGGTGTCGGCGTGAAGTACTCCTTCACCACGGTGGGCGGGAGCCGCGTGACGGTGATCCAGCACAACGACGGCGACCGTGAGATGTACGTGCACCGTCGCGCCTCCGACGACGACCCGGCGGTCGTCCTCGACCTCCGCGACGACGAGGCGCGACAGCTCGGCGCGCTGCTCGGCGGCGCCTACGAGCGCCCGCGCATCGTGGAGGAGCTCGAGATGGCGCTCGGCGAGCTCTCGATCGAGTGGGTGCCGGTGCCCCCGGAGAGCCCGTGGA is from Gaiella occulta and encodes:
- a CDS encoding universal stress protein gives rise to the protein MPSRRRREVKLERVLGTPALFATAYGNVGSSIYYALGLTAVYALGLTPLVFLVAGIIFAATAATYAEGTVRYPEAGGSSSFARHGFDELVSFGAAWAQMLVYIVTVATSAFFVPHYLSIFWEPLKTNPWDVVGGAAVIVVLVALNIVGVQEAAKLSITLAVLDFATQVLLVVLGFALVFSPGTLTGNIHWGVAPTWGNLAIAIPVAMLAYTGVETVSNLAEEAREPSRSVPQAYKLVAGAVFAIYLTLPLIALSALPVKLVDGQLTTLLALPPQQGGFANDPILGVVDNLGVGGSLLRALEVYVGVLAATILFIATNAGVIGASRITYSMASYRQLPEIFRRLHPTFKTPVLSLVLFAGIAPIVIILPGNTNFVGTLYSFGATLSFTVAHLSLVRMRMKDGDGGGEHYRARPNLRLRGVDWPLFAVVGGLASGASFLVIVVQNPATRWVGLGWIVAGLAFYAVYRRLYVRAPLRDTVKAPPAFGPALALQYRRLLVPIVGGQPSDDALDVACSLASERGARIIALNVLEVPLDAPLDARLPELEAAANAELDEAVAIGDSYGVRVLDRLIRARSAGPAIVAEAERRGIEIIVIGSPRKALTSAQRAVFGRTVDYVLRHAPCRVMVTAPVERAA
- a CDS encoding universal stress protein, yielding MARKVKGFERTLDGRSLFAVAYDEIGSSIYFALGIVAAQALGLTPVVLLVTGVIFLVVSLSYAEGTAAIPETGGAATFTRRAFNDLWGFVTGWALFLDYLIVIALSAVFLPHYLGAALSAPSLARSPWDVVSACFVIAGIVIVRLIRHTRIHLAALALAGLDIVIQALLVILGLALLFSADTLTDGLNFATDQSWRDIAFALPLAMLAYTGLETVANLAEETREPGRALPRSLFSAIGLVVVVTVLIAVVGASAFPSENGSSALGERWLQAPIVGIVAAFGGELPSLVVDILRVTVGISGAALLAAAATTAISGCTRLAHSMGEHGMLPRRFGRLERRTLVSSEAILATGAIAIVVVIATDVFAGDDTAFLASTYSFGVLLAFTSAQLAVIRLRSREPNLVRPFRARPEVRVHGVLVPLPALVGAPLTFAVWILAMVTHRGARYAGPAWLAAGLVVYALVRRGSRQGLLDDVDPIDRLPPGADFRRILVPMKLGDIGEEMVATAIALAKERHAAVEAAFVVRVPRAFTLEGPLPEDVERRAAESLAEARALGEDNGVEVETRVVRSRSIGHAIVEEATARGADLIVLGSSPRWRRQSRFFSPTVDHVLRHAPCEVLVVAFPDGVFDEPA
- a CDS encoding potassium channel family protein; its protein translation is MKAVVIGCGRVGSAVAKQLALDGWGVTAVDEQEEALSRLGSGWSGGFVVGHGMDTDVLERAGLAEADAAVVATDGDNSNIVIGQVAQKRYGVACVVVRVLDPLRAEFYARRGLRTICPTQTAISFLTDAVRACDVAAVAEKP
- a CDS encoding potassium channel family protein, with translation MYVIVAGGGKVGANVARSLLGMGHELTLVEQRRDRFERLEVEFGHVAMLGDATEITVLERAGIARPPDLVLAVTGDDEDNLVIAQIAREGYEVQKVIARVNDPRNQQHFDLLGIGPTVCATSGILGLVEHEVPEHGLVRLLELRREGLEVVEVLVGPDSPAAGKRVAGLALPDGSRLVSVMRHGVAEIAVGDTVIRPGDQVVAILKPGLEDALRRALVG
- a CDS encoding cation:proton antiporter, with product MTGDNGRVTLAELSITIALLGGLGLVASRFGLSAIPAYLLAGIILGPHEPKVLSLVQPSDVTAFAAEIGLIFLLFFLGLEFSVERLVRSGRHVGLGGALDLVVNAGLGLLVGVATFGVSFAAVVLAACIYVSSSAIAVKALIDFRRLADDETDLVLAILLFEDIAIAAVLGFVATGGGSLGSTAGVGATALAFVGASLVVSRLLGPAIGRLLGRLELELFLIAVFGFVIGMSALAKELDLSEAVGALMAGVVLSDSGVREDIERRFFALRDVFGALFFFAFALTIDVAKIGEVGWIVLAALLLTLVGKVGVGFLAGKLGGLSPRRSLNAGAALVAHGEFTIILAQLAAGNLALTLSQRGDIAAFAGLYVLVTATAGVVLMKESKALGRRLLPARA
- a CDS encoding cation:proton antiporter regulatory subunit, with protein sequence MPFDLKQTRLPGVGVKYSFTTVGGSRVTVIQHNDGDREMYVHRRASDDDPAVVLDLRDDEARQLGALLGGAYERPRIVEELEMALGELSIEWVPVPPESPWIGRTLADCAFRARAGVTVIAILREPEPISGAQPDDVVEEGDTLVVVGKAGQVGDFRRLLVETPPPG